The segment ATCAACCATCAAGTCAACGATTGGTAACTAAACTCTATACATTTAGTTTCTCAATGTGAAACAAAGAATCCGTTAATATTTCAGATACCTACACAGAAGCTAGAATCAAGTTGGCTGGAATTAATTCTGACATCGAAACTACAGATTCTCAACATGATGCATGTGCTGCTGTGAATGAGGAGGGTAGATCCAAACGTAAGAAGAGGAAACCTACGAGACAATTGAGTGCAGATGAATCAGCAGAAATTCAGATAGTAGTGATTCTGATTTGGAAGAGTGTGACGATGAAGATGTTCAACCTGCTGTCCCAGCTGGCTTATGTGCTGAAAAAAGTATGTGCATTCTCTCAAAATGTTTCATGTATAATCttaaatgtatttttgtttcatttagATAAATCTGCCACATGTTATTTACCCTCACAATCTTCTACGGCACCTGATAGACAGGTCTTTACTGTTCCTCTTACTGTCAATGATGTAAGAAGCAGCCAGCAACCAACAGCCGGATTAATTAATCAGTTGGACCAGCCAGCAATAATGCCTCCACCTTTTCAGCAATCTTTTATTCCAGAACATGTATCTAACGGAGAACCATCAAGTAGTTATCATCGTGAAAGTTATCACGCTCCACCGCGTTATCAACAGCAGTTCTACCCAACTTCTGATTCATGGGCACATAATAGTGCCATGCAGCAGCAAACACACACTGCAGTATCAAACGAAACTGTTCAGAGTAATTATTTCTTGCATTTTATTACTTCAGTATCGTGACTAAATAATTGTACTTTTTCCAGATGACCAATACTCTACAAGGGCCCCATCAGATTATTGGAACTCTGCACAGCCTAGAACTTCTGGTGTGAACTATCACATCAATGGTTATCAGCAACAATCCAGGATTTCAGAGAACAGATACTTAACTGAAATCGGTCGTGTAGTGAACACTGTTCCCGAGACTCCTTTATTGACTCAAAATCTTCCAAACAACACTCCTGATACAGTTTCAGTTCTGCCTCGAAGAGATCTTCCTAGTCTGGGTAAAAGATATAACCACCATGCATTTGTAGAATTTATAATTTCTCGTTGTTATTTTAAAGAGTCTACGCAACAAACGAAGAAACGACATCGGCACCCCGAGCAGGAATCTTTTGAATTGTCAGTTTTTAAGTCCTTTGCCCAAATTTCTCAAGGGATTGAGAAACTTTCAAAAGCCTTACAAGTAATTAGTATCGCGATTGAGAAAGGACAATCTTCAATCGCATTGCCAACGATGGAATTCGACGGCCTACCTGTTAAAGATATCGAATCGCTACGATTGTTGGAGATAAAGCTGTTGGATCCAGCTACTTTCAAAGAATTTGTGAGTAATTGCTGGCAATATATCTATCTCGTGTAActtggattttattttattatgaTATGCAGGTATTGATGGTCAGTCGTATTGGTGGAAATGGAGCGGCCAATTTTGTCGATCGAGCCTGGGACGAAATTCTTAGTGTAAATGCTAAAGCAAGTTGCAATTGGAAAGGTGCAAAGCGTAAGGGAACTGATCAAAAGTATGGCCTAGAAAATTCCACAGTTACTGCAGCAGTATTCAGTGAGTATTTTGTTAGTTATCTCTCCTCTAGTTCGTAATATTTACAAcacaaaaatgtatttttcagAAGCCGTTCTGGATAAGTTTTCCGGTTCGGACAAAAACGAATTGACAAATTTTACGAAACTTGCAGTGAAGCACGCGCCCGGGAAACAAAGGAAACAGAACGCCGCTGCTGCCGTTGCTGAAGAAGACGAACCACTTGGATAAACACAAGGTGTGCCAGATTTGATAATTGCTTCTGTAAATTCTAACCTTTATCGTGTGTTTGTGTATCCTTATAGTTCTATATGCCTTTCAAGAGAATCAGCTTGAATGGTCAGCCAAATTTTTGCATCAAGACAAAACTGCGATCTTCAGAAGAAAACACATCGACAACAGgatattcttgaaaaaatacaTGTAGTTTGTCTTCTCGTATATTGCCGGTTCAATCGAAGAATTGTTGATTCTTTTGATGTTCTTTGTccgtttttttcatttgtgttGATTGACCTCCCTTGTTGTCATCAAACTCGTCTCAACACACTAAATAATCTGCAATTGTCTTACACTTATCGCTATATTTGTAAGTGGAAAATACAACGAGtattaaatttaattcatGGCAaactttatttaatttaaatgtGTTTCGGCTGTACATATTTCGGCTTAATTTGATGTAGGGTGGAGAGTCCAAAACATGGGCAAACAGTGTATAACCTACATCCATATGTGGCCAAGGGTAAAATTTCAAACACGTCCACATCTTGTCCATTTGAATATCCtatagacgtaaaaaaatTACGTAGAAAGATGTGACATTAGGACAGACATTCAACGTACCATGGATGACCAAAATGTATATCCAATCGTCCAATACGGATAGCAGGGGTACGTTGTTGAGATGTAAGCGTGCTAGCAGGGTTAGCATACGAAAACCAGATACGAAAACCAGATACGAAAACAGATAAGAGAACAACATAATAGGATTtgtaaaataatgaaataatcatCATTAGGTGCGCATCATCACGCAAGATTCATGGCGTatgcaatttattttttaaaaatccagcTGATGTCGGAACGTTTTGAAATGACATTAGAAGAAACCAGCAATGTCCATAAAAAGGCGAATTTCATTGCACTTTTCCATACTCGTCCATTTATCCAATCAAGACTTGCATCGTTAGCTCCCGCAGTAGACCTGAGGTATCTTTCACAGATGAgttggttttaaaaaaaagatgaaacagtGGGAAATGTCGCAATCAAATCTATTTGTAACCACTTATGGTACCTTACAGAGGAGTTAATtgtatttagtttttttatgaAAGTCTTCCGAATGCATTGAGGGAAAGTATGGTCAAACAACTGCTAACTTTCAATGGTTCCAAAGATATTGTctcgggtgaaaagggagattggttatctcttcgcagagatgagtcatccgctccttggacaacgctgcgatcgtggtgaagaaattatcgggagaagtccgctctaagaaagatacgcagatacgcagtccggaaggggagtaattcgcgcgacgatataaaacgctgccccgaatctgcgttagaggagtctccatcgggtgagcttccggagctgggctccgtaggagtagttccctggagtcttcagacgctctccgagtttggtatggtcctcccttattgttattagttaaaagtgaataattgtctagaatttaagtcatcacttgttgtattcgtttgttcttgttccaatacaactcgtgtgacaattggtggagacgcagctcgttacccgtaagtgacgaattagtgctgcagagttttaatttttgagacgcagctcgttaccagtaagtaacgaatttgtgctgcggtgtggcaattgttgaagacgcagctcgtttcctgagagtaaacgaagtcgtgctgcagtcattgtttgccgatgccgaagaggacaaaccaacggctacctagttgcctaagagaccccagccgacgattacatccgcttcgagaactgtcaagcgttccggtagaaacttcacctatcccagcctcatcgttggagagtggaacttcctttgttggtgaagccctaaattttgaaggtcctattccaaaggaccatttgaccaaagaagctgacagtcagggtgaatcagtcgagacttcaAGAGGCTTATACTCGGAtacagaaaccgaggtcgaaTTGAGAGTGGCGatgagtccagttgttccggtcgggggacaacaatttatagtgccatcaaggcatattgagcagccgcaaagacaagctatggaagctgtcagaaaatttattagcccgccaatcttctgaaaaaattcagaagaagatgcgcaccaatggatggagcgctttgaataacattctacccgcaacagatggggtgatattggaaaaaaaaataaatatttttgaaaagtattttgatgacgccgccaggagatggttcaagtgtacaaggctcccgaacgagtggatggtaaatctcaaacggccggaagatatgcaattgcagcgcctcttccgtggccgaaggaaggcggtttaaagaaaaaaaaaaaaaaaaaaaaagggaaaatccttaagactatccgggaaatacaagaaacatttaaacaagtaagcgcaactggaaagaagaaaaacgaaggagtaaaagtcccttatttgccaagaggacgcaagctgatttttagtctcatcaaccttcgtggatcgcagaagattagtacagtcgggtcgcctgtcttgaagaagggggacctgtcgcgggtgaaaagggagattggttatctcttcgcagagatgagtcatccgctccttggacaacgctgcgatcgtggtgaagaaattatcgggagaagtccgctctaagaaagatacgcagatatgcagtccggaaggggagtaattcgcgcgacggtataaaacgctgccccaaatctgcgttagatgagtctccatcgggtgagctcccggagctgggctccgtaggagaAGTTCCCTgggttccctggagtcttcagacgctctccgagtttggtatggtcctcccttattgttattagttaaaagtgaataattgtctagaatttaagtcatcacttgttgtattcgtttgttcttgtcccaatacaactcgtgtgacaatattccTCCCGGAAAACCGAAATTCCCATTAATTAACCCTGATGAGATTGATTACCCAAACCAACTAAATTTATTTGTTGGTGCCAAAAGTTGGCTTCTCTTTAATCTTCTCAACATTGACGGTGAGATGCTTGACTGGATGCAAGTACCAGTAGTTTATTGGGAAAAAATGAGCGGATACcgcaaattaaaggaaatcGTGAGCGCATTCGAGGTCGTAAATGACTGCGCAGAAAGAGCGATCAAAATGATAACCGATTTCAAGGATGCTACTACTAATGTGGAGGAGCAGGAGTTTCTTTTACAGGTAGTAGAAGAATATAGAAAAAGATTTGATGTCAATAGTAAATCTAGTCTAGGTAAAGCATAAAGTTGTACCTCCTGCACTGCCGTAAAATACAATCACTAATAATTATTTTCATGGCGCAAGTCTTtaatgtaattatttttttgcgaAATTTGATACCCCTATTCATTACATGATAATCAATCACATATTAAGCGTCggtttaaaaatatttgattgaaCCCGagattttgtaaaaaaaaggcaaattttgttccgttttttttagttttttcaaaattcttccAAAATACCTAGCCATTAGACACGGCACAGAGCCCTTCTGTTAGAAGAGGTCAATTGTTATATTTTTTGACGGaaactgttttttaaaacgtttagaacagtcctatttctctttttactATTCCTATTTCTTCTTGAAATTAAGCTATTTTTCTTGATCCCTCTCTAAGATCTTAGAGGACAATGAGCCTCCAAACCGGTAGGCGAGATGGAGAAAAGTTTAGAAGATTTGCGTTGGCTTATATACTTACACCCTTGAAATTTATAGTTGGTAGAATTTCAGCGCTTAATTCGCTTGcagaattttaattttattgcTTTAAATTTTATTGCAGAATATTACCCAACATTTTCTACTCAACACagttcatttaacaaataGTTAATAATTTCATAAATCTTGACGTGGTTTAacttttttattgtaatttattCCTACCTGTTGCATCACAGAGGGGATTGCGGGGGATTACTCGGCTTGAAATCCCATTCCATTTGGTAAACCATACCCCTTCCCAGAATGGTATCACCCGGTGAAGACCACACCCATCGCACCCCCTTTGTAATGCATGTGGTATGAAggataaataataaacaaagTAAAATGACGCCGAcatttattaaattataaattatttattaaattaacTATATAAGGTAAAGAGTTTCGGTTAatattctgaaaaaattcaaaaggatGAAGAATTCTTAACTTGCAAGTGAATTAAACGCTAAAATTTTGTCAACTTTAAATATCAGGGGCTTACCGATAGAACCCAACGTAATTATTCTGAACTTTTCATCCCAACTTGCCTACCAGTTTAAAGGATAATTGTCCTTGTTGATTTAAAAGTAGGATGAATAAAATGGGCCTAAATGCAAAGAGAAATAGAGCTGTcctaaatatttaaaaaagcagTCCTAATTCTCctagtcctatttctccagtcctatttAATTTCGGTTTTATTTCACCGGCTACCGCATTCCAATTACATGGATTACTATAATTGTGGCCGTCCGTAACTAATTATGGTAACTGCAATTATTATTGTTacattatattatattattattgcTGTTGTAACAGATACAACTGGGTTTAAGGGAGTGTATTCGACTTTGTGACTTTGCGAAAAAAGCAACGGCTCTTTCGTGCAGCCTCTACTTCGTTCCTTAATTTTGGCCGTCTGCCATAGGCGATCAGAGTCTCTGAGTTTTTCGGCTTGGTGTGCGGTGTTTGAAGCGCGTTGATCGTCGTCTGGCGTCAAGTGGGCATCGTGTAGGATCGAGTGTAAAAGCTAAAACTGATCCAGATTTTTCAGCCCGGGTTGGTCTTCGTGGCTACCAAGGTGGTCAGAAATCACCACGAAtttttgttcctttgtttCCTCACTTGCAACTTACAGTCGTTTGATGTTCGGACACTGATGCTGGTATGACAGATCCAACCACGAATATTCTGTTTCCATATTGGTGATTTTCCTTGTCTTCGTGTTTTTCCGGGTGAGAAGAGGCTTTCTCAATGGTGATTCGGCTTGCGACTATAGCAGCCGAAAAAAACAGGTCgagatattttaatttttagtgttttacttacaaatttttttagtttcttgaatttttccaACCTCAAcgcctttattttcttctttaaaggTTTCTCTCTGATGTCGGTGACagaatatttttcttcaatttgtgCCATCTTTAGCGAAGAGCTGCTGTTGTAGGGTTTTGGTAACGCGTCAATAACGGCCAAGGCTTCGGTCGGCGGGTTCGTCCTGgctttaccgttagagtaataaaaatacaaaatggGTCATTCAgggcaacaaatttggggCAAATAAGGGCAACGGCTAGAAGATACtggcaataaaagcaacacaaaaataaattttacagtttgaattttgattttgtcgGTGGATCGTTACAGTATTCAGGCAGGCCAGCAGTCCACTATCAGAGTAACGTTGAAGGTGTAACCGGGGGAGGCACTGCTCTGGTTTGAGTCGATTAGCATTTTTCACTCTTTGGTCCATCAAACAAACAAGATTCCAGCGGAGAAAGTGGCCATCCCTACTACCCACCTGTCTGAAAAGTGCCGAAGGGCCGTGTACGGGAGCGGAGGAGACGAAGAAGTCTACAGATCGGCGTTGCGAAGCCTAAAGTAGGCCTACGGCCGTCAAGATGTCATGCGTGCTGTCCATCTTCAGGCCCTGGACAGGTTGGAAGTACCACGAGGTAACCCTGCTGAATTCAAACGGTTTGCAGAGGGTACGAGGCCATTTCATTGATCTTAGTCGGATCGGGGAGTCCAACCAAAGCGACGTCTGGCCTGAAACGATGGGAGAAGAACCGACCTAGAACACCGGACCCTTAATGAAATCGGTAACTCGGTGTGAGCTCGAGCCGTAGCTTATCAAAATCCACATTCCATAGCGGCCGAAAAGTTATGCAAGAGAGACTGAGTCGCCGTAACCAACCACCGCCCTGGAATTCAACCAGGCAAGGACAAACACCACTTAAGAACGAACCATTGCTCAACGCATCCTAGGAGTTCACCGCCATTTACTAGATCAGGGGAACAAAGAGGATTTGATGGCAACCACGTACATTTGCTTTAGTTGCAACACCAGCGGCCACCGTCTTTGCAACTGCCAAGACATGCAAAAGTTTAATACGGAGAAGAGAATAATCTTCGCACTGCGACACAAACTATGCTTTCTCTGCCTTGGAACTCAGCATTCTTCCAGTCTGTGCAGCCGCAGGGAAAGCTGTGGCGAATACGGATCCAACCTCCGTCACCACATGTTGTTACACCAAACCACCCGTAAGTCGAACATCAACACAACCCTTACCGAAAGGCAGCGAGATAGCACTCGGAACGGTGCATGCTGAAGCCTACAATGGAAAGAGCCGTCCCATACCCATCAATATCCTCTACGATGAGTGCAGTACTGACACACTCATCCGAGCTTGCCTAGCACGACGCTTAGGTCTTACAGTAGTAGAGCAGATACGACGGAGTTGCTGCGTCCACTACCCGCGTCACCGAATCACGTGTAGTGCAGCTCGTTTTAAGAGCCTCAACGGGAGAGGATATCAGCCTTACTGGGTCAACCATTCCGATCGTCACTAGACCTGAGCCCCGTACGGAAAAGAACCAGTTAAAAAGCGTTGGCAGCACTCATCGGACCTTCCATTGGTCCAGCAGTGGGGCCAAGTGGATGTACTGCTAGGACTGGAAGATGCACATCTGATGGCGGCAATCGAGTCGAGAAGTGGGGGAGATTTCGAACCCATAGCATCCAGAACTCGACCACGATGGATCGTACAAGGTGTTATCGGCATCAATGTAGGTTCAAGCGCAGGAACACATACCGCATTCGTCACGCATGCTGAAAGCAAGATTTATCCTGACCTTGATAGAGCAATAAAGCATTTTTGTGACACGGATACATTTGGTAGTGAACAAAAAGATAGCTGCGTATCCCCGGAGAATCAATGTGCTATTACCGTATTACctgtagaaaaagaaatgcttgGAGCGAACTTATTCTTGGGTAACGCTGTAGGGATTGTAAGTTACAATCCCTGAGCTTGTGCTGGCGGAATTTCTAAGCTTACAATTGGTAAGCTTAGAAATTTTAACTCTTGATATAACAGTTTCTAAGCTTCAACGAAGCCTGATAATGCTAGGTTGCTccaagcattttttttaaatcttgcAATAGgtttaaatttgttttaatgttttatGGCTACATTTTCTAAGTTTGCTACACACTATTAATACCCCTATTATGATTCCATTATATACAGGAatataaaatcaaaatacaaattttcattcaatttttaaaaatccgtTTCATTGTGAAAACACGCAAGTACATGTTATACATCCCAGGGAACGATACATATAATATCTGCTCGTAAGCAGCAGTTACATAATTCTGAATTAAAAATTGCACAGTGATGCACAAGGAAAACTTCCATAAAATTAATAGCGCTTCATCATCTTCGCTATGTCCTGGATGATGAAAGGCGGCAGCAGATGTAGCACCATCACCCCTTGCCAGAATGGTTGAAGCCCTCTTCTTGTATGCTGAGTATTCCATTGACAGTTTTGTGCTGATAGACCTTCTGATTTGTTGTGTTTCCACCTGAATTTTGTAGTGTTTTCCCCAAAACTCGGTGACATAATCTGCAAATTTGAAAGGGTAGGTGGTGACTGGTGGTGACTTGATGCCATCTTTAAAcattaacaaaaaatgataCTTTTAATAGCCTGAACGGGATAAGCAGGAAGAGCGGGTTTTGGCGGACCATCTGACTTGTCATTCTTCGCCTTTTTACCGCTAAGAGAATGCTGGGCCATGAACGTCCTATCCCATAAATCCTCCATGAGAACGTTGGTCATGGCATTCATGTCAGCAACCTTTTTACCTCCCTTGCCGTAACTCACTGCGTTCTTTAGCGCATTTGGATTGATAAGTGTTTCACATGAACGACTCAATTTGAcctataataaaaaaaataacgattTTTTTAAGTAGGGGAATAATATATGACATTTAAAAAGTTACTTTCTGAATACCACCGGCTGTATTATCCCTCGGCCTGTCCTGCTGCGTATTACGTCGTTCAGCTGTTGAAATACAGTACCCACCTAAAGTATCCGCACACCcgagagaaccttatgggaaaacGCTGTTTTTGCTTTGTTCCCCCGGCTATAGTTTTCATTCAATgcgaatgaaaattttttgattttcatgtgAAATCGAAATGTCAGATTTTATTCCAATACTGGACATTGAAACGATGATTAGGAGGAAGCAGTTTGCACATAAGTATTTAAGTTTTGAAGAAATATTGATCCATTCTATATTTGTTGACGAACAACGCTTCTGGTATGTTgaattttttactttaatatgTATGTTAGAACGATTCCTGAAACATTCTTTGCGTTTATAGCTTCAGCAGTACAGGAGAGATTAGTTTGCACTCTGGTAGCCACGGAAAAAGTGTCAAGAACTCAGTTGCTGTATGGAGTTGCATTATGGTTGATCGTGGGCCCAATGTTATGAAGAAACTGAACTCTAGGCTCGATACCAGCCAGTATAAAGAATTGCTAGGCCTTCATGTGCTCCCGTACTGCAATGACAGAACAGTTGTCCATGATTATTTCCCCGTTCACACTGCTAAGTCAGTAAGTGAGTTTATCACTCGTAGTGGTATGAAAGTGATGGAAGATTGGCCCAGAAAATCTGGAGATCTTATGCCTTTGGAGACTGTATATAGGCAAATGATCAAGAAACTTTCTGGAACTTTAGTTTTTAATGAACATGATTTGTGGTGTGAACTGCATAAATGTTGGAATGTTATGGATCGTGAAGCTTACCTGATTGAAACAATTTTTACTCTTCCTAAACGATTAGTTAAAGTTGTAAAAGCCGAAGGAGGCTGGTCGAATGATTCTTAGTTGTATGAGCAAACTCACATGAATACAATTAACTTAATCAGTTCGGattcaaatttatttctttcagtagTGGGTGTGACCACCTTTCGCGGCAATGACAGCTTTACATCTCTTATTCATCGAAAAGATATACTTTTTGAGAATTATTTGGGGTATGCCATTCCATGCCTCTTGAACCTTCTCCCACATCTTATCTGGTGACGTCCTGGTacttttcattatttttgaatCTAAGTAGTCCCACATAGCTTCGATAGGGTTAAGATCAGGGCTTTGTGGCGGCCAAATCATTCTTATAACATCACttgtaacaaaaattaaacCATAATAATAAGAGATGTAACGAACGTACTATACCCAAAATTATAcccgatttttctttcttttccaaatAATTTCTGCAGAATTTGGAAGCATGTTTGGGGTCGTTGTCTTCTTGAAAAACGAATCCCTTCCCAATTAGGCGTTTTCCCTCCGGTAGTGCAGTACGGACTAAGATGTTATGATAAACCTTTTGATCCATAATTCCTACTATACGCTTCAAACGCGTGACACCACTAGTAGAAATCCCTCCCCAAACCATAATACTTCCACCACCGTGTTTTACTGTAGGCGTTAGACACTCTTTGATGAATCTTTCCCCTGGCATCCTACGAACGAATACTCGTCTTTTACTTCCGAACAATTCAAACTTAGATTCATCCGTAAAGAGAACCTTCGCCCATTTACTTTTGGACCACTTCACATGTTTTCTAGCAAATGCTAGTCTTTTCTTGACGTTGCGAAGGCTAAGTAAAGGTTTCCTGGCGGCTACTCTTCCATGAAGACTCCACGATAGCAATGATCTTCTACACACGGTATTTGAAACAGGGAATTGACGACCAGCGTTGAATTCTTCCGTTAAAATGGGTACACATTTTCGACGATCTCTTATTGAGCACAACCTTAAATAACGACTGTCAGATGGAGATAACGCTGGCGGACGACCACTTCTTGGTAGACTTGAAAcactatttgtttttttaaaacgagcGATCGTATCAAACACTGTGGAGCATTTGAAGCCAGTTAGTTTACTAATTTGGCGAATTGAGTGTTTTACCTTATGGTAACCAATGATTTCCCATCTTTCTTCAGCtgacaattcttttttttttccaccagtCATAGTTTCAGTGTTCGCGGGTAGAAATAATAAAGTAGACTGGCAAAAATTTCATAATCCTTTTGTATTCTTTTTCAACTAtgagaaaaatatttaaattagaaccaaaaagattttttgaaaaattttctgtTTGCGCGCCCCCCCTCCATCACAACCTGAAAGCGCCTCTGGTGAGAGAAGATGCAACCGAATTGGTCCTTTGGTGTTTCtcaaaaaagggggaaaattaataataatcgTAAACTGGCAACCGTGTTTGATGCCGAAAAACGAGTAGTTTTACGGAAATAAGTTTAAGGGTAGGTTTTaaattgacaaaaaaaatcctacagcataaatattttaatgtgTAATAGAGGTAACgcacatcttttttttaagaccGTTTAAGTTTCCCTAGCCCATTCCCTTTAGTAACACGAGCCACTTAAAGTAGCCTCAGTTACATATAGCCCTCTCGGCTGTCCGGATACTTTTGCCTTGGACAAAAACCAACCCTTcccgcaaacaaaaaaatcttcaaaaaattaCTATAATTTGCACTACCCTAGAGAACCTggcaaaaaattttcattcgcATTGAATGAAAACTATAGCCGGGGGAACAAAGCAAAAACAGCgttttcccataaggttctctcgGGTGTGCGGATACTTTAGGTGGGTACTGTAATTTCTTTcaataattgaaaatttttcttgtaaccttattttgaaaatataatAAGGTTAATTTTGACATATCTTTCTAATAAATATTACCATCGAAGTACTTACAATTGAACAAATTAACTGGATTGTCCAACAAATTCGCTTTCGATGCCGCCACTTCGTCTTCTAGCACTTGAATTTCttccccttttattttaatgaCTTCTTCCATCGTTTTTAATGACTTCTTCtaattttgcaatttttttcttcaactgtacaaattttttttttttaaagagcaaGTAAGGTAACAAAAAAGTCACAGAAAAAGTAGTATCGTAAAGTTATATTACTTGACCAATTGATCGTTTTCC is part of the Daphnia magna isolate NIES unplaced genomic scaffold, ASM2063170v1.1 Dm_contigs137, whole genome shotgun sequence genome and harbors:
- the LOC116935607 gene encoding LOW QUALITY PROTEIN: uncharacterized protein LOC116935607 (The sequence of the model RefSeq protein was modified relative to this genomic sequence to represent the inferred CDS: inserted 1 base in 1 codon); its protein translation is MMDSQIQSSGSKQNKFHIVNLDVDVVILNKKVKQVQLAVVPDIWVSDGICYYPNSKNSLPYVMRRSPVGKNWKTYPSTIKSTIDTYTEARIKLAGINSDIETTDSQHDACAAVNEEGRSKRKKRKPTRQLSADESAEXSDSSDSDLEECDDEDVQPAVPAGLCAEKNKSATCYLPSQSSTAPDRQVFTVPLTVNDVRSSQQPTAGLINQLDQPAIMPPPFQQSFIPEHVSNGEPSSSYHRESYHAPPRYQQQFYPTSDSWAHNSAMQQQTHTAVSNETVQNDQYSTRAPSDYWNSAQPRTSGVNYHINGYQQQSRISENRYLTEIGRVVNTVPETPLLTQNLPNNTPDTVSVLPRRDLPSLESTQQTKKRHRHPEQESFELSVFKSFAQISQGIEKLSKALQVISIAIEKGQSSIALPTMEFDGLPVKDIESLRLLEIKLLDPATFKEFVLMVSRIGGNGAANFVDRAWDEILSVNAKASCNWKGAKRKGTDQKYGLENSTVTAAVFKAVLDKFSGSDKNELTNFTKLAVKHAPGKQRKQNAAAAVAEEDEPLG